From the genome of Pelosinus fermentans DSM 17108:
GCTTGCCATACTTGTTGTTTCAGTTCTTCTAACATAACGTTCTGAGCCTCCTTTTTTTACTTCACCATCGTTTTACGCTCTACAACTTTTTGTATTTTTCTTAATTTCTTTAAGCCGTTTCATAACATCATTAGCACCACGGCCAAAATAGTCATGTAAGATTTTATATTCTGCATACAGCTTTTTATAGCGAGCAACATTTTCTGGAATAGGTATGTATACCTGCTTTATATTAGTCATCTTCGCTGCCGCATCAAAAATAGTATCATATCCCCCAAATTCTTTGCCTGCAGCAACAGCACCAAACATTGCAGCGCCCAAAGCGGGTGTCTGCAAAGAGGCAGCAACACGAATCTCTAAGCCTGTTGCATCCGCATAAATTTGCATTAACATGTTATTTTTCTGGGACAGCCCGCCGCAAGCATACAATTGTTCAATAGGTACCCCTGCATTGGTAAATGTTTCGACAATCATATTGGTACCAAAGGCAGTAGCTTCTATAAGTGCCCGGTAAATTTCCTCTGGTTTGGTAAGCAAGGTAGCTCCGAGCAGCACCCCCGTCAGATTGGTATCAACAAGTACGGAACGATTGCCATTCCACCAATCAAGGGCCAATAAACCACTTTCTCCAGGTACCAATTTGCTAGCCTTCTCTTCTAGTAATTGATGAACATTAATATTTCTCTCACTTGCTTGGGCAAAGTAGCTGCCGGGAACGCAATTTGCTACAAACCATTCAAAAATATCTCCTACAGCAGACTGACCAGCCTCATACCCAAAATAGCCGCCAATAATACCATCCTCAACTACACCACACATACCATCCACTGTTTTTTCTTCCTCGCCTAATACTAAATGACAAATTGATGTACCCATGCTCATCACCATTTTCCCCGGCGTAACAACCCCTGCTGCTGGAACGGCAGCATGAGCATCCACATTGCCTACTGCTACAGCTGTACCTGCTTTTAATCCCATTTGCTTGGCCATACCGGAAACCAAGCCTCCAGCTTTGCTGCCAATCGCTACAATGGGGCTATTTAATTTTTCTTCCACCAAATTTTTTAATCTGGGATCTAAAGCTTTAAAAAAATCTTTTCCCGGATATCCGTCTTGCTTATGCCATATTGCTTTATAGCCAGCAGTGCAGCTATTACGTACATCTATCCCGGTCATCTGCATGGTTACCCAGTCAGTGGCCTCCATGAATCGATCAGCAGCTTCATAGATTTCAGGTGCTTCATCGAGAATTTGCCAAATTTTCGGAATTATCCATTCAGAAGAAATCTTGCCGCCGTACCGAGCTAAGAAAGTCTCACCACGATCAGCTGCAATGCGATTCAACGAATTGGCTTCATCCTGAGCAGCATGATGTTTCCACAGTTTGACCCAAGCGTGAGGATTGTTTCGGTATTCTGGAAGCTGGCATAAAGCCCTGCCATCTTTTGCCACAGGCAGCATTGTACAAGCAGTAAAGTCAATCCCGATCCCGATTACGTCTGTAGGTTCTATCTGAGAATCCCTTAAAACCTGTGGTATTGCCTTATGCAAAACCTCTAAATAATCTTCCGGATTTTGCAGTGCCCAATCATGCTCTAACTGAATAGCAGTGCCTGGTAATTGTTTATCAATTACACCATCGGCATAAGGCACTACTGCAGTAGCAATTTCCTTGCCAGTTTCCACCTCAACAAGCATTACCCTGCCAGATTGCGTCCCATAATCAATTCCAATACTATACTTTTTATTTCCCATATACTGACCTCCTTTTATTAAATAGCGATAACACAATTTTATTTTTTAAAATGATTGACATCAGGAAATAAAGGCTTTTTCTTGAAGATGACAACATATCTAATATTTAAGGAATTAAATTTATTACATTATTTAATTTTAAATTTGTTATATGGAATTATATTCCTTATAACATGTATAATTCCATAATTTTTCTAATATGCACCTCTTTATAAAATAATTAATTTAATATTAAATTAATTATTTTATAATTACGCTATATTTTTTTTGTTTTCCTTCTTTTCGTAACAAAAAATTCTTTTTTTCTTAACTATAAATAAAATACCCCCTCTATAGACAGGTACTGGTTCTAATGACCCTGTCACAGAGAGAGCATTCTTAATTTAAAATAGATTACACATTTCTTCGCTCACATTATTAAAGCACTACACTAAAGGTATATGTCGTCGTTGTGGTAGAAATTTGATTTTTCTGCAGAATGCAGGATGGAAAATGAGAATGATGAATTGCATCAGGAAGTCCTTGGGTTTCAAGACATAATCCTAAATAGGGTCTAGATTTTACCCCATGAATATCAAAATCACTTGGTATGTGATTCCCCGTATAAAGTACTACACCTACTGCATCTGTTTCGATAGTCAGAACACGTCCGCTTTCCTCATCCTGCAAGACAATCTCTCCATTATGATTACTGTCTAAAATAAAGGGATGATCATAGCCTTGTCCGGCTATCGTATTTTGGGGATTGATGGAATTGATTCCCTCTATTATTTTCCGGCCAGTTCTAAAGTCAAAAACCGTATCCGTTACATCCAGCAGCTTACCAGTTGGAAGCAGCTGCTGTGTTAGTTCCAAAAAGCGACTACTATCTATTTTCAAACTGTGTTGAGAGATATCTTGTTTAAAATTGCCGCTTAAATTAAAATAGGTATGATTTGTAGGGTTGAACAAGGTAATTTCGTCTGCTACTCCATAATAATGAATGCTGAATTCATTATTGTTATTAAGCGTATATGTTACTTTTGTTGTCAGTGTTCCTGGATATCCTTCTACCCCGTCCAAACTGGTATGAGAAAATTCAATAGTATCTTCTTGCTCTTTACTGACCACCGCTGCGTCCCATACTGCATTCTGAAAACCATTTGGTCCACTATGAAGATTATTGTGACCATCATTATTGGGCAGGGTGTAGTTTTTTCCTTCTAATTCAAACTGTGCATCTCGTATTCTGCCAGCTACTCTGCCCACAACTGCACCAGCGAATAGAGGATTTCTTTGGTAATCGGCTAACTCTTGAAATCCGATTACGATATTTTCATAATTACCTCTGCGATCCGGTACTATAACCTTAGTAATAATGCACCCATAATTCAAACAAGAAATTTCTATACCATTATCATTTTTAAACGTATATTCGCATACCTCTTGCTCATCGATCTTGCCGAATAGTCGCTTACTAATTGACATCATTTTCACTCCCTTGTGTTATAGGGTTTTTACGTTTACTAAGAGAGCATATCAGCAACTTAAAGCCGACATGCTCCATCTTTGTGATTCAAAGCCTATTTTCTTATGTTATTTCCTTTTTTGTGACTGGATCTGCTCAAATCCATAATCAAAGAGTTTAGCCGCATCATCCCAGCGGTAGTCACTATTGAGGATAACGGCTATTAATTGTATATCGCCTCGTTTGGCAGAAGCCACTAAGCAATCACCAGCATCATTGGTATAGCCTGTTTTAACACCATTGGTTCCAGGATATGTATTTAGCAATTTATTCGTATTGCGAACATGCATTACACTTCGGTTCAGAAAGTTAACATTATATTCTTGAGTGGATACGATTTTTGCAAAATCAGGATTTTTCATCCCATATGCAGTAATTAATCCAAGATCATAGGCAGTAGTATAATGATTTATTGGATCAGGCAGTCCATGAGGATTGGTAAAGTGAGTACTCGTTGCTCCGATTTTCTCTGCTTTTGCATTCATAATCTCCACGAAAGCGGGTATTGATCCAGCTACATTCTCAGCGACAGCCTCTGCTGCATCATTACCTGATATCAGCATCATACCGTACAACGCATTTTTCAATGTTAATTGATTCCCTGCTTTTAGTTCGAGACTTGACCCTTTACAAGCTGCATCACTAGAACTTACAGTAATGATATCATTAGAATTACCTTTTTCCAGTGCAGTGATCAATGTCATGATCTTAGTCGTACTGGCTGGA
Proteins encoded in this window:
- a CDS encoding ribulokinase encodes the protein MGNKKYSIGIDYGTQSGRVMLVEVETGKEIATAVVPYADGVIDKQLPGTAIQLEHDWALQNPEDYLEVLHKAIPQVLRDSQIEPTDVIGIGIDFTACTMLPVAKDGRALCQLPEYRNNPHAWVKLWKHHAAQDEANSLNRIAADRGETFLARYGGKISSEWIIPKIWQILDEAPEIYEAADRFMEATDWVTMQMTGIDVRNSCTAGYKAIWHKQDGYPGKDFFKALDPRLKNLVEEKLNSPIVAIGSKAGGLVSGMAKQMGLKAGTAVAVGNVDAHAAVPAAGVVTPGKMVMSMGTSICHLVLGEEEKTVDGMCGVVEDGIIGGYFGYEAGQSAVGDIFEWFVANCVPGSYFAQASERNINVHQLLEEKASKLVPGESGLLALDWWNGNRSVLVDTNLTGVLLGATLLTKPEEIYRALIEATAFGTNMIVETFTNAGVPIEQLYACGGLSQKNNMLMQIYADATGLEIRVAASLQTPALGAAMFGAVAAGKEFGGYDTIFDAAAKMTNIKQVYIPIPENVARYKKLYAEYKILHDYFGRGANDVMKRLKEIKKNTKSCRA
- a CDS encoding aldose epimerase family protein, which codes for MSISKRLFGKIDEQEVCEYTFKNDNGIEISCLNYGCIITKVIVPDRRGNYENIVIGFQELADYQRNPLFAGAVVGRVAGRIRDAQFELEGKNYTLPNNDGHNNLHSGPNGFQNAVWDAAVVSKEQEDTIEFSHTSLDGVEGYPGTLTTKVTYTLNNNNEFSIHYYGVADEITLFNPTNHTYFNLSGNFKQDISQHSLKIDSSRFLELTQQLLPTGKLLDVTDTVFDFRTGRKIIEGINSINPQNTIAGQGYDHPFILDSNHNGEIVLQDEESGRVLTIETDAVGVVLYTGNHIPSDFDIHGVKSRPYLGLCLETQGLPDAIHHSHFPSCILQKNQISTTTTTYTFSVVL
- a CDS encoding D-alanyl-D-alanine carboxypeptidase family protein — its product is MYRRLTLLFLSMIFGVNIAFAAPIPPQLEAEAAIVMMANTNQVLFEKNSKGIMYPASTTKIMTLITALEKGNSNDIITVSSSDAACKGSSLELKAGNQLTLKNALYGMMLISGNDAAEAVAENVAGSIPAFVEIMNAKAEKIGATSTHFTNPHGLPDPINHYTTAYDLGLITAYGMKNPDFAKIVSTQEYNVNFLNRSVMHVRNTNKLLNTYPGTNGVKTGYTNDAGDCLVASAKRGDIQLIAVILNSDYRWDDAAKLFDYGFEQIQSQKRK